In Cycloclasticus sp., a single genomic region encodes these proteins:
- the flgL gene encoding flagellar hook-associated protein FlgL gives MMDRISTSLAQQLGINSILLQQAQVNQTQQQISLGKRILTPSDDPSGSVRLLDLNQSLSRIDQFQDNLDYARNRLSLSDTALNSVTNNLQRVRELAVQGFNGTNSAVDKQSIALEMFQRLDEIVALANSKDGSGDYLYAGFKAQTEPFSGSAQTGSFSFNGDQGERYLKVGENRTVTDGNSGAEVFFDLKDKNGNAESIFATLYGLATDLSSNRPAAEETALTVGTVAHGETATINGINYHFDDGLGGLPAADATNVIVAISGSPSATATNFGAAITTNDDTVNVDVNADVIIVTAKTQGEGELNVSAMPTSISATTVSIPLYDHLDQLDTALGRILDVRAQIGARLNVLDSQDNVNQDFKLSIQSTKSQIEDIDMAEAISRFNLQIVSLQAAQQAFVKVQGLSLFNHL, from the coding sequence ATGATGGACAGAATCTCAACCAGCCTAGCGCAACAACTGGGTATAAACTCAATCTTGCTTCAGCAGGCGCAAGTTAACCAAACGCAACAACAAATATCGCTCGGCAAACGAATTCTCACGCCGTCTGATGACCCGTCAGGCTCCGTGAGGTTGCTCGACTTAAACCAATCGCTTAGCCGAATCGATCAGTTTCAAGACAACTTAGATTATGCAAGAAACCGTCTGTCATTATCCGATACCGCGCTGAACAGTGTCACCAATAATTTACAGCGTGTACGTGAATTGGCTGTTCAAGGGTTTAACGGCACCAATTCGGCAGTAGACAAACAATCGATAGCACTAGAAATGTTTCAGCGTTTGGACGAGATTGTTGCGCTGGCTAATAGCAAAGACGGCAGTGGTGATTATTTATATGCAGGCTTTAAAGCGCAAACAGAGCCATTTTCAGGTTCGGCGCAAACCGGCAGTTTTAGCTTTAATGGTGATCAAGGTGAGCGGTATTTAAAAGTAGGTGAAAACAGGACCGTTACCGATGGCAACTCAGGGGCCGAAGTGTTTTTTGACTTGAAAGACAAAAACGGCAATGCAGAAAGCATATTTGCTACTTTATATGGTTTGGCAACGGATTTATCGAGTAATCGACCAGCTGCCGAGGAAACGGCTTTAACCGTGGGCACAGTAGCTCATGGTGAAACTGCAACAATTAATGGAATTAACTATCACTTTGATGATGGCTTAGGTGGGCTACCAGCAGCGGATGCTACTAATGTTATTGTAGCCATTAGTGGCTCTCCATCAGCTACCGCCACAAACTTTGGTGCGGCGATAACAACGAATGACGATACAGTGAATGTCGATGTTAATGCCGATGTGATAATAGTAACGGCCAAAACGCAAGGAGAAGGCGAGCTTAATGTTTCAGCCATGCCGACGAGCATCAGTGCAACAACCGTTTCAATTCCTTTGTATGACCACCTAGATCAACTCGACACCGCACTCGGCCGCATCTTAGACGTACGAGCACAAATAGGCGCACGCCTTAATGTTCTAGATAGCCAGGATAATGTCAACCAAGACTTTAAATTAAGTATTCAGTCAACCAAGTCACAAATTGAAGACATAGACATGGCAGAAGCCATCAGCCGGTTTAACTTGCAAATCGTATCTTTGCAAGCCGCACAACAAGCGTTTGTAAAAGTACAAGGCCTATCCTTATTCAATCACCTATAG
- the flgJ gene encoding flagellar assembly peptidoglycan hydrolase FlgJ: MNIGGSQADIYADFNGLAQLKAKAGGASDEKQAALEEVARQFETIFLKMMLKSMRDTVPDSELISNEKTKFYESMYDDQISLDLSKRGKLGLADMIVQQLGGNAKTNSEPNGQSLVNYREFAVQRIQGALQESDVQKVDGSKQPVSNINSPEEFINTLWPQAQQAAQKLGVDARVLLAQSALETGWGKHVMQNKAGQSSHNLFGIKASHGWEGKTVSVQTVEYENGVASKRQATFRAYDSFEESFNDYVQFLKQNPRYQQALEKVDSNEGFIKGLQKAGYATDPAYAKKIISILGREQLSELTPAKPAATSGISA; encoded by the coding sequence ATGAATATCGGCGGCTCACAAGCAGACATTTATGCAGACTTTAACGGTTTAGCGCAATTAAAAGCGAAAGCCGGTGGCGCTAGTGATGAAAAACAAGCGGCATTGGAAGAGGTTGCACGTCAATTTGAAACCATCTTCTTGAAAATGATGCTAAAAAGCATGCGTGATACCGTGCCCGATTCGGAGCTAATAAGTAACGAAAAAACAAAGTTTTACGAATCCATGTACGACGACCAAATTTCATTGGACCTATCTAAACGGGGTAAGCTTGGTTTAGCCGATATGATCGTTCAACAACTCGGTGGCAACGCAAAAACTAATTCAGAACCAAACGGGCAAAGCCTCGTCAATTATCGTGAGTTTGCTGTGCAACGCATACAAGGTGCCTTACAAGAAAGCGATGTACAAAAAGTAGACGGCAGTAAACAGCCGGTCAGTAACATAAACTCACCAGAAGAGTTTATTAATACACTTTGGCCACAAGCACAACAAGCAGCTCAAAAACTGGGTGTCGATGCACGGGTATTACTGGCGCAATCGGCGTTAGAAACAGGCTGGGGCAAGCACGTAATGCAAAATAAAGCAGGGCAAAGTAGCCACAACCTATTTGGCATAAAAGCATCGCACGGTTGGGAAGGTAAAACAGTATCGGTACAAACGGTGGAGTACGAAAACGGCGTCGCCTCCAAGCGCCAAGCAACATTCCGTGCCTACGATAGCTTTGAGGAAAGTTTTAACGACTACGTTCAATTCTTAAAACAAAACCCACGTTATCAGCAAGCATTGGAAAAAGTTGACTCCAACGAAGGTTTTATTAAGGGTTTGCAAAAAGCCGGTTATGCAACAGACCCAGCGTATGCAAAGAAAATCATCTCAATTTTAGGCCGCGAACAGTTGAGTGAATTAACACCTGCCAAACCAGCAGCAACTTCAGGTATATCGGCTTAA
- the flgK gene encoding flagellar hook-associated protein FlgK yields MADLLLSGLSGLTAFRNVLDTTGHNIANATTEGYSRQRVELDANNPQLTGAGYVGSGVGTTNVSRIYDTFLSTQFRSSSTAASELDAYLGFASQVDGVLANENVGLSSALQDFFNAVQTVADDPSSIPARQVLLTEGQALESRFGTLDQLFSDISRQLTGSLEDQLNDVNTLGENIASINNKIVVALGSSGGRIPNDLLDQRDKLIDDLSTLLNVSTNEQENGAVNVFIGSGQPLVLGITSNTLAMAPSVDPSSVDIVFNQSGASTVVTQLMTGGKIGGTLRFKEEMLDPAIHSLGEIAIGLAYSVNQQHANGVDLDGDQGSNFFSDPVVTNFKNDANAGSLSVSVTDPSLITSSAYTVTTDGTAPPGTGYTITRLSDNSSTSGTISGSTPILYDGLTFDLSAVNANNDYTVASPTRNAAGNFSLAITDPRDVAVALPIVSQTSAVNAGTGGLGNIAVDGLQAATLPASLAAAPLPASIILTYDTSLFAQGGYAITDTGGNSLGSIDYDPATNNGMEYSVNVTGFGDVKFTLTGQPDNADTFSLVDNTGGTGDNRNANFLADLQTARTLSGGTASFQDLYGQVIADVGRRTQSAEINSAAQNGLLAQTIASKDAISGVNLDEEAANLIRFQQAYQAASQVVLTSRTIFDTLLGAFR; encoded by the coding sequence ATGGCTGATTTATTGCTCAGTGGGTTGTCCGGCTTAACGGCGTTTAGGAATGTGCTCGATACAACCGGTCATAATATCGCTAATGCAACAACAGAAGGCTATAGTCGTCAGCGGGTCGAATTAGACGCAAATAACCCACAATTGACAGGCGCGGGTTACGTTGGTTCGGGGGTTGGTACAACAAACGTTAGCAGAATTTACGATACATTTTTAAGTACGCAATTTAGAAGCAGTAGTACTGCGGCGTCAGAATTAGATGCCTATCTGGGATTTGCTAGCCAAGTAGACGGCGTGCTAGCAAACGAAAATGTTGGACTCAGCTCGGCGTTACAAGATTTTTTCAATGCGGTTCAAACAGTGGCCGATGACCCATCATCGATACCGGCAAGGCAAGTGCTGTTAACAGAAGGTCAGGCTTTAGAAAGCCGTTTTGGAACATTAGACCAATTATTCAGCGACATCAGTAGGCAACTCACCGGTTCGTTAGAAGACCAACTCAACGACGTTAATACACTGGGTGAAAACATCGCGTCGATCAATAATAAAATCGTTGTGGCGCTCGGTTCCTCCGGCGGCCGTATACCCAATGATTTGCTAGATCAGCGTGATAAATTAATTGACGACTTATCAACGCTGCTAAACGTTAGTACAAACGAGCAAGAAAATGGAGCGGTTAACGTTTTTATCGGTAGCGGACAGCCCTTGGTGCTAGGTATTACTAGCAATACACTGGCGATGGCACCCTCTGTAGATCCAAGTTCAGTTGATATCGTGTTTAATCAAAGTGGGGCTAGCACAGTTGTCACGCAATTGATGACCGGGGGTAAAATAGGCGGAACCCTACGTTTTAAAGAAGAAATGTTGGACCCAGCGATCCACTCATTGGGCGAAATCGCCATCGGTTTAGCCTATTCAGTTAATCAGCAGCATGCTAATGGTGTTGATTTGGATGGTGACCAGGGTTCGAATTTTTTCAGTGATCCGGTTGTTACGAATTTTAAAAATGATGCTAACGCGGGTTCCCTAAGTGTTAGCGTGACGGACCCATCATTGATCACCAGTAGTGCATATACGGTGACTACCGACGGAACGGCGCCGCCTGGTACGGGTTATACAATCACTCGGCTGTCGGATAATTCTTCAACTTCAGGTACTATTTCTGGCAGCACACCCATTTTATATGATGGCTTAACATTCGACTTATCCGCAGTAAACGCAAATAACGACTACACAGTTGCTAGCCCTACACGTAATGCAGCTGGCAACTTCTCATTAGCGATCACTGACCCAAGAGACGTTGCGGTTGCGCTACCGATTGTCTCGCAAACATCCGCAGTTAACGCCGGCACAGGTGGTTTGGGCAACATTGCCGTTGATGGCTTGCAAGCGGCAACCTTACCGGCCAGTTTAGCTGCGGCGCCTTTACCCGCGAGCATCATCTTGACTTATGATACGAGTTTGTTTGCCCAAGGTGGCTACGCGATAACCGATACCGGTGGTAATTCATTAGGGTCTATCGACTATGACCCAGCCACAAATAATGGCATGGAATATAGCGTTAACGTAACAGGCTTTGGTGATGTTAAATTTACCCTCACCGGCCAGCCTGATAATGCCGATACGTTTTCATTGGTTGATAATACAGGTGGCACGGGTGACAATCGAAATGCAAACTTCTTAGCAGACCTGCAAACAGCGCGGACCTTGTCGGGAGGAACAGCCTCCTTTCAGGACCTGTATGGTCAAGTCATCGCAGATGTGGGGCGTCGTACACAATCAGCGGAAATAAACAGCGCGGCGCAAAATGGCTTATTAGCACAAACCATCGCGTCAAAAGACGCGATCAGTGGCGTAAACTTGGATGAAGAAGCGGCTAATTTGATTCGTTTTCAACAAGCCTACCAAGCGGCAAGCCAAGTGGTTTTAACGTCACGAACCATCTTCGACACACTATTGGGAGCGTTTAGATAA
- the flgG gene encoding flagellar basal-body rod protein FlgG, with protein sequence MSTQSMWISKTGLEAQQTRMSVISNNLANVNTTGYKKSRAVFEDLLYQNVRQVGAQSSQDTILPTGLQIGTGVRTVATEKTHTQGTIQQTGNSLDIAVNGRGFFQILRPDGSITYTRDGSFKLDGDGQMVTSGGYPLEPSISIPTDALSVTVGVDGTVSVLQAGNTTPTQVGNITLADFINPTGLDPIGENQFRESLSSGSPTVTTPGETGVGLLAGGSLETSNVNVVEELVSMIETQRAYEMNSKAISNSDQMLQRLMQDL encoded by the coding sequence ATGTCAACACAATCAATGTGGATCAGCAAAACCGGACTTGAAGCGCAACAAACGCGGATGTCTGTTATTTCCAATAACTTGGCCAACGTAAACACAACGGGGTACAAAAAATCCCGAGCAGTGTTTGAAGACTTGCTCTATCAAAATGTGCGGCAAGTGGGTGCGCAGTCATCACAAGACACCATATTGCCAACAGGTCTACAAATTGGCACCGGTGTTCGCACAGTGGCAACAGAAAAAACGCATACCCAAGGTACAATCCAACAAACAGGCAACTCCTTAGATATAGCAGTAAACGGTCGTGGCTTTTTCCAAATCCTTCGCCCAGACGGCAGTATCACCTATACACGTGACGGCAGTTTTAAATTAGATGGAGATGGCCAAATGGTCACATCCGGTGGCTATCCATTAGAGCCATCCATCAGTATTCCAACGGACGCATTAAGTGTAACCGTAGGCGTAGACGGCACAGTGTCAGTGCTGCAAGCAGGTAATACAACACCAACACAGGTTGGTAATATTACCTTGGCTGATTTTATTAACCCAACGGGCTTAGACCCTATCGGTGAAAATCAATTTAGAGAATCATTATCCAGCGGTAGCCCAACGGTAACAACGCCGGGTGAAACGGGGGTTGGTCTGTTGGCTGGCGGTTCATTGGAAACATCGAACGTCAATGTAGTAGAAGAATTGGTCAGCATGATTGAAACGCAACGTGCCTATGAGATGAATTCAAAAGCCATCTCAAATTCAGATCAAATGTTGCAACGTTTAATGCAGGATTTATAA
- the flgH gene encoding flagellar basal body L-ring protein FlgH codes for MKVISLLILVAVLPGCAMMDNMGKPRHDPEYVPAKPTAYQVPKNNNGSIYQAGYEVRLFEDIRARRIGDILTINLVEKTNAKKQADTDIKKDNSTAISTPTILGMVDPSKFGLNFNSGLTSGSDFAGESESTQNNSLSGSITVSVVDVLPNGYLRIRGEKRVRLNQGNEYIRVAGIIRPTDINPDNSVDSTKIADATIMYTGEGALADANKIGWLARFFISAVFPF; via the coding sequence ATGAAAGTCATTAGCCTTTTAATCTTAGTTGCCGTATTACCCGGTTGCGCGATGATGGATAACATGGGTAAGCCTCGGCACGATCCTGAATACGTACCGGCTAAACCAACAGCGTATCAAGTGCCTAAGAATAATAATGGCTCAATCTATCAAGCGGGATACGAAGTACGCTTATTTGAAGATATAAGAGCAAGAAGAATTGGCGATATCTTGACCATCAATTTAGTTGAAAAAACGAATGCGAAGAAACAAGCGGATACGGACATCAAAAAAGACAACAGTACCGCTATTTCTACGCCCACAATTTTGGGCATGGTTGACCCCTCTAAATTTGGTTTGAATTTCAACAGCGGTTTAACCTCAGGAAGTGATTTTGCCGGTGAATCTGAGAGCACTCAAAACAACAGTTTAAGTGGCAGCATTACGGTGAGCGTTGTCGACGTATTGCCTAACGGCTACCTAAGAATTCGCGGTGAAAAACGAGTGCGCCTGAATCAAGGCAACGAATACATTCGTGTCGCGGGCATTATTCGTCCAACGGATATTAATCCAGATAACAGTGTCGATTCTACAAAAATAGCTGACGCGACCATTATGTATACCGGCGAAGGTGCACTAGCAGACGCCAATAAAATTGGCTGGCTAGCACGGTTCTTTATCAGCGCGGTATTCCCGTTTTAA
- a CDS encoding flagellar basal body P-ring protein FlgI, with protein MMMKKLTLVLLLAIGISTAYAERIKDLASITGVRSNQLVGYGVVVGLNGTGDKVKSGDFTSQSLRSMLSQMGVKIPSNVQIKSKNVAAVIIHASLPPFATPGQMIDVTVNAIGEASSLRGGSLLMSPLKGADGKIYGIAQGNLIVGGLSASGNDGSKVSVNIPTVGNIPNGATVERSVYSPFNEGSSITLNLHTFDFTTANRLATSINKTIGPQTSHSINGGSIKVNMPRDPAQRVAFMSLLENLEVQPAQSAARIIINSRTGTVVINSQVKVRPAAVSHGNLTVTINEKLNVSQPGAFSEGETTVTPESDITITEENKRMFVFDPGVSLDEIVRAVNQVGAGPSDLVAILEALKSAGALTAELIVI; from the coding sequence ATGATGATGAAAAAATTAACCCTCGTTCTGTTGTTAGCCATTGGTATCTCAACGGCCTACGCAGAACGGATTAAAGATTTGGCCTCTATTACGGGCGTACGCTCTAACCAATTGGTCGGTTATGGCGTCGTGGTTGGGTTAAATGGAACGGGTGACAAAGTAAAGTCGGGTGATTTTACCTCACAAAGCTTGCGCAGCATGTTGAGCCAAATGGGCGTCAAAATCCCATCCAACGTTCAAATAAAGTCTAAAAACGTAGCCGCGGTTATTATTCACGCGTCATTGCCGCCGTTTGCGACACCCGGACAAATGATTGATGTAACGGTTAATGCCATTGGCGAAGCCAGTAGTTTACGTGGCGGCAGCCTTTTAATGTCACCACTAAAAGGTGCGGATGGGAAAATTTACGGCATAGCGCAAGGCAATCTTATCGTCGGCGGTCTAAGCGCATCGGGTAATGATGGCTCGAAGGTGAGTGTGAATATACCAACCGTGGGTAATATTCCCAATGGCGCAACGGTAGAGCGTTCCGTATATAGCCCCTTTAATGAAGGCAGTTCGATCACCTTAAATTTGCACACCTTTGATTTCACCACAGCAAATCGTTTAGCAACATCCATCAATAAAACGATTGGGCCACAAACCTCACACTCAATCAATGGTGGCAGTATCAAGGTGAATATGCCGCGCGATCCCGCACAGCGTGTGGCGTTTATGTCATTGCTCGAAAATCTGGAAGTGCAGCCAGCGCAATCAGCCGCGCGCATTATTATTAACTCAAGAACCGGCACGGTCGTTATTAATAGTCAGGTGAAAGTAAGGCCAGCAGCGGTTTCTCACGGTAACTTAACGGTAACGATTAATGAGAAATTAAATGTTAGTCAACCGGGTGCTTTTTCAGAAGGTGAAACGACGGTAACGCCAGAGTCCGACATCACCATCACCGAAGAAAATAAACGCATGTTCGTGTTTGACCCCGGTGTGTCACTCGATGAAATTGTAAGAGCGGTTAACCAAGTAGGCGCAGGCCCGAGTGACTTGGTAGCCATTTTAGAAGCACTTAAAAGCGCAGGGGCGCTAACCGCGGAGCTTATTGTTATCTAA